The proteins below come from a single Candidatus Neomarinimicrobiota bacterium genomic window:
- a CDS encoding type II toxin-antitoxin system RelE/ParE family toxin, which translates to MIKSFRSKETEKTFRRVFSRKYPHDIQKTAFRKLRMLNRAQTLQDLRVPPSSRLKALSGNRKGQHSIRINDQWRVCFEWNEGEVMNVEITDYH; encoded by the coding sequence GTGATAAAATCGTTTAGGTCGAAGGAAACAGAAAAAACATTCAGACGAGTTTTTTCACGGAAATATCCTCATGACATTCAGAAAACCGCCTTTCGAAAACTACGAATGTTAAACCGTGCTCAGACTCTGCAGGACTTGCGCGTTCCACCATCTAGTAGACTCAAAGCCTTGTCTGGAAACAGAAAAGGACAACACAGCATACGCATCAATGATCAGTGGAGAGTCTGTTTTGAATGGAATGAAGGGGAGGTTATGAATGTTGAAATCACTGATTATCACTAG
- a CDS encoding HigA family addiction module antitoxin — protein MTARRIPPVHPGEIMMEEFLKPMGLSQNRLANDIGVPPRRINEIVLGKRRITADTALRLAHYFGMSPQFWLGLQMDYDLDVEEDRLSETIAQEVRVRSKLEERA, from the coding sequence ATGACAGCCCGAAGAATTCCACCAGTGCACCCTGGTGAAATAATGATGGAGGAGTTCCTCAAGCCGATGGGATTGAGTCAGAACAGACTGGCCAATGACATAGGGGTTCCGCCTCGAAGAATAAATGAAATAGTGCTGGGGAAACGGAGAATCACGGCAGATACAGCTCTTCGCTTGGCTCATTATTTTGGAATGTCTCCACAGTTCTGGCTCGGTTTACAAATGGACTACGATCTTGATGTTGAAGAGGACAGACTCTCAGAAACAATAGCCCAAGAAGTAAGAGTTCGTTCCAAACTGGAGGAGCGGGCCTAA